One Purpureocillium takamizusanense chromosome 12, complete sequence DNA window includes the following coding sequences:
- a CDS encoding uncharacterized protein (COG:K~EggNog:ENOG503NUE5~TransMembrane:2 (o753-773i801-819o)): protein MKSTGMSSSPAAPEPGPLHGGSTRPYRSQKRQRPCDRCRERKLKCQTEGGGQPPCQRCRQGGLDCTFVGRPRKRMVVAPGHGQAAASAAAHRRALSSSHTTRSPSMCEGQMRSDEGDGGGGSGSSNGSSSSPLAGRHDFDLSARLQHHARHHQHHHHHHHHHSHHASVISSSAEEAVTVPESRDGNDPCTDGVVVHDQQQQQQQQQQHTASKNLAHRGTLTHALGTPVLTAALHPHPHRPSTQLSQSLDQIQGHAAVLLGGSSESDPWLLRHCRFDELGLRTFHKLHFRHAGGVPTGDKIPVHFLVSSDELCESAAGETRLAGERELREELDMLVPPAYGMRLIRLFHRHVFPIMPIVSRTQLGLTDMDSVPQRATLASLPVHLLAALYVSALPFAVHDDQLAMLHIYDALPLDRVWRIVYRSLQDGLHRPHLSVLQAALLYLHKTGGPDRRRYAASDTAFVWSLMGTVVGLAHSLGLHLECRMFGIPAWEKRLRRRLWWAVYIEDKWLSLLMGRPPYIRQDEWDVSALDDGDFDTHQQQQPVAYASAVHVPRPNVKSVAAFQDMARLALVADSVQVSLYSLRSCQKLAEDLPASIQAAKPLFDALNAWRSTIPVPEPFRSERLASLNHDADPYPASVYFAYLTLVVYVWRALLRPTVRSLPPPQIIDVDQSLQQQEEEQHNQQGPLLQDTGFLFEDFSWDFSDLPEIELHLADDVTDTSATVKELHQAAQTWAVNLVNFTWHMSSSDFGEFWYSWSSISFAVVSNFLMVLLVQAPSSDNALKAKQMLENWRRVLRDQSKAFPLLLLAMTRLNGFYWAGLSETFCLPQHVQEVLE from the exons ATGAAAAGC ACAGGcatgtcctcctcgcccgctgcTCCGGAGCCCGGTCCGCTGCACGGCGGATCGACCCGTCCCTACCGCTCGCAGAAGCGGCAACGGCCCTGCGACCGGTGCCGCGAGCGCAAGCTCAAGTGCCAgaccgagggcggcgggcagcctCCCTGCCAGAGATGTCGacagggcggcctcgactgCACGTTCGTGGGCAGGCCGCGCaagaggatggtggtggcgcccggACACGGACAggcggcagcgtcggcggcggcgcatcggaGGGCTCTGTCTTCTTCGCATACCACCCGGTCCCCGTCCATGTGCGAGGGTCAAATGCGTAGCGATGaaggcgatggtggtggtggcagcggcagcagtaacggcagcagcagttcgCCCCTGGCCGGTCGTCATGACTTTGACCTTTCGGCGAGGCTACAACACCATGCGCggcatcaccaacaccaccaccaccatcatcatcatcacagcCACCACGCCTCGgtcatctcctcctcggcggagGAAGCAGTTACTGTTCCCGAGTCGAGAGATGGAAACGACCCTTGCACCgacggggtcgtcgtccatgatcagcagcagcagcagcagcagcagcagcagcatacGGCCAGCAAGAACCTCGCCCACCGCGGAACCCTCACCCACGCCCTCGGCACGCCGGTTCTGACTGCCGCGctgcacccgcacccgcaccgcccgtcgacgcagCTGTCGCAGAGCCTCGATCAGATACAGGGGCACGCCgcggtcctcctcggcggctcctccGAGTCGGACCCCTGGCTGCTGAGACACTGCCGCTTCGACGAGCTCGGGCTGCGCACCTTTCACAAGCTTCACTTTCGtcacgcgggcggcgtcccgACCGGCGACAAGATACCCGTGCATTTCCTCGTGAGCTCTGATGAGCTGTGCGAGAGCGCCGCGGGGGAGACGCGTCTTGCTGGGGAGAgggagctgcgcgaggagctggacatGCTGGTGCCGCCCGCGTACGGGATGAGACTCATCCGGCT TTTCCACAGACACGTCTTCCCCATCATGCCCATCGTGTCCCGCACGCAGCTGGGCCTCACGGACATGGACTCGGTCCCTCAACGGGCGACCCTCGCATCGCTCCCCGTccacctgctcgccgccctgtaCGTCTCGGCGCTGCCCTTTGCCGTCCACGACGACCAGCTCGCCATGCTGCACATCTACGACGCGCTGCCCCTCGACCGCGTCTGGCGCATCGTCTACCGCAGCCTGCAGGACGGGCTGCACCGCCCGCACCTGTCGGTGCTGCAGGCCGCGCTCCTGTACCTGCACAAGACGGGGGGGCCGGACCGCCGGCGGTACGCGGCCTCGGACACGGCGTTTGTGTGGTCCTTGATGGGCACCGTGGTCGGGCTCGCGCACAGCCTGGGCCTGCACCTCGAATGCCGCATGTTCGGCATCCCGGCGTGGGAGAAGAGACTGCGAAGGCGGCTGTGGTGGGCCGTGTATATCGAGGACAAGTGGCTGTCGCTGCTCATGGGCAGGCCGCCGTATATACGGCAGGACGAGTGGGATGTGAGCGCCCTGGACGATGGGGACTTTGATactcaccagcagcagcaaccggTGGCGTATGCGAGCGCAGTGCATGTGCCGCGACCCAACGTGAagtcggtggcggccttCCAGGACATGGCGCGcctcgctctcgtcgccgactcTGTGCAGGTGTCGTTGTA TTCCCTGCGATCATGCCagaagctcgccgaggacctgcCAGCCTCGATCCAAGCCGCAAAGCCCCTTTTCGACGCCCTCAACGCATGGCGCTCCACCATCCCCGTCCCCGAGCCGTTCCGCTCCGAGAGGCTCGCGAGCCTCaaccacgacgccgacccgTACCCTGCGTCCGTCTACTTTGCCTACCTGACGCTCGTCGTGTACGTGTGGCGCGCCCTGCTCCGCCCGACGGTGCGGTCCCTCCCACCGCCGCAGATCATCGACGTGGACCAGTCGctacagcagcaggaggaggagcagcatAACCAGCAGggcccgctgctgcaggacaCGGGGTTCCTCTTCGAGGACTTTAGCTGGGACTTTTCCGACCTGCCCGAGATTGAGCtgcacctcgccgacgacgtgacgGACACGAGCGCCAcggtcaaggagctgcaccaggcggcgcagacgtGGGCGGTCAACCTCGTCAACTTTACGTGGCACATGTCTTCGAGCGACTTTGGAGAGTTTTGGTACTCGT GGTCTAGCATCAGCTTCGCCGTCGTGTCCAACTTCCTCATGGTGCTGCTCGTCCAGGCGCCGAGCTCCGACAAcgccctcaaggccaagcagaTGCTGGAGAACTGGCGGCGCGTCCTGCGCGACCAGAGCAAGGCTTtccccctgctgctgctcgccatgACGCGCCTCAACGGCTTCTACTGGGCTGGCTTGTCGGAGACGTTTTGTCTGCCCCAGCACGTGCAAGAGGTCCTTGAGTGA
- a CDS encoding uncharacterized protein (EggNog:ENOG503NWXD~TransMembrane:12 (i67-90o110-131i138-156o162-184i196-215o227-247i268-290o310-329i341-360o366-389i401-421o433-455i)~COG:G), with the protein MFQSIVSWLRRDNDDQPREKHQESTTPNSTRDNNLYDSTSDPEQASDPAEEVRQQQKSSQYPEGGRAANLVVLGSFCAIMGGLGLMNSIGVYQSWISSHQLRHVPEGQRGWIFGIYNFMVFFCGVQIGPVLDAHGPRWLMLTGLLLYVAAFVALGFCSAYWHFVVVMGVVAGAATSIVFVVPVATVGQYFNIRRGAATGLAMSGGSLGGVLFPLVFDALGDRLGFAWTTRVIGLITVVLLVVGCVMVRPRSKFRKQAQRDSQSILPDFKILCSPAISLVTVGVFFIEWGFFVGLEYVSSYALAHGISRRLSYLMVVFLNAGSFPGRWLPGIVADKFGRMNTLLLTNVLCMMSMLAIWLPAGSSVGAIITFSVVFGFASGSNISLVPVCVGEYCTTQNYGRYYTTVYTVVSLGALTGVPIAGEIVSSSGGSYQGLIVFAGASYLAGVVCFVAVMWLNRPRAGS; encoded by the exons ATGTTCCAAAGCATTGTCTCGTGGCTGAGACGGGACAACGAT GACCAGCCACGTGAAAAGCATCAAGAGTCAACGACCCCCAACTCTACTAGAGACAATAACCTGTATGACTCCACTTCCGACCCCGAGCAAGCGTCTgacccggccgaggaggtgcGGCAACAACAAAAGTCATCACAGTACCCCGAAGGCGGTCGGGCCGCCAACCTGGTCGTCCTGGGCAGCTTCTGCGCCATCatgggcggcctcggcctcatgAACAGCATCGGCGTCTACCAGTCCTGGATATCCTCGCACCAGCTGCGCCACGTCCCcgagggccagcgcggctGGATCTTCGGCATCTACAACTTCATGGTCTTCTTCTGCGGCGTCCAGATCGGCCCCGTGTTGGACGCACACGGCCCGCGGTGGCTCATGCTCACGGGTCTGCTGCTGTACGTTGCGGCGTTTGTCGCGCTGGGGTTCTGCTCCGCGTACTGGcactttgtcgtcgtcatgggaGTCGTCGCGGGGGCTGCCACGTCCATCGTCTTTGTCGTGCCCGTCGCGACCGTAGGGCAGTACTTCAACATCAGGCGCGGAGCCGCGACGGGACTCGCCATGTCGGGCGGGAGCCTCGGTGGTGTTCTGTTTCCGCTCGTGTTTGATGCGCTGGGCGATCGTCTCGGGTTCGCCTGGACGACCCGCGTCATCGGTCTCATCAccgtcgtgctgctggttGTTGGGTGCGTCATGGTCCGCCCGCGCAGCAAGTTCCGTaagcaggcgcagcgcgaCAGCCAGAGCATCCTCCCGGACTTTAAGATCCTGTGCAGCCCGGCCATATCCCTCGTGACCGTcggcgtcttcttcatcgagTGGGGCTTCTTCGTCGGGCTTGAGTACGTGTCGTCGTACGCCCTGGCCCACGGCATCAGCCGGCGCCTCTCCTACCTCATGGTCGTGTTCCTCAACGCCGGGTCGTTTCCCGGCCGCTGGCTGCCCGGCATCGTGGCCGACAAGTTTGGCCGCATGAACACGCTGCTGTTGACCAATGTCCTCTGCATGATGTCCATGCTGGCCATCTGGCTGCCGGCGGGGAGCAGCGTgggcgccatcatcaccttTTCCGTCGTCTTTGGCTTTGCCAGCGGGAGCAACATCAGTCTCGTCCCGGTATGTGTCGGGGAGTACTGCACGACGCAAAACTACGGCAGGTACTACACCACCGTGTATACCGTTGTCAGCCTCGG CGCGCTTACAGGCGTTCCAATTGCGGGCGAGATAGTAAGCAGCAGTGGAGGATCCTACCAGGGCCTCATCGTGTTTGCTGGTGCATCCTATCTGGCGGGGGTCGTGTgtttcgtcgccgtcatgtgGCTGAACCGGCCGCGGGCAGGTTCTTGA
- a CDS encoding uncharacterized protein (EggNog:ENOG503P19T~COG:Q), which produces MAVNMEQSAIYPSLRGKTVLITGGAEGIGAAAVELFCRQGSNVVFLDIAESSAQALCDSIKAVEGATPPVFMRCDAANLDELRACATKTLERFGRVHVLINNVGAAGPKTRVPTSEVTPESFEADVNVNLRHQFFLTQAIVPSMREHGGGGSIINMGSITWRLPATGLPIYTTMKAAVMGMTRTHAREFGEWGIRVNSIMPGAIATQRQIDTVLTPEYEAETMAGQCLKRRLLPVEVARLMLFLASDDSSAITGGSHVVDGGWCGDT; this is translated from the coding sequence ATGGCAGTGAACATGGAGCAATCGGCCATCTACCCGAGTCTGCGGGGCAAGACGGTGCTCAtcacgggcggcgccgagggcatcggcgccgcagcggtCGAGCTCTTCTGCAGGCAAGGCTCCaacgtcgtcttcctcgacatTGCCGAGTCTTCTGCCCAGGCGCTCTGCGACAGCATCAAGGCCGTTGAAGGCGCGACGCCACCCGTCTTCATgcgctgcgacgccgccaacctcgacgagctccgagCCTGCGCCACCAAGACGCTCGAGCGGTTCGGACGCGTGCACGTCCTCATCAAcaacgtcggcgccgccggccccaaGACGCGCGTGCCCACGTCCGAGGTAACCCCCGAGTCgttcgaggccgacgtcaacGTGAACCTGCGCCACCAGTTCTTCCTGACGCAGGCCATtgtgccgtcgatgcgggagcacggcggcggcgggagcatCATCAACATGGGGTCCATCACGTGGaggctgccggcgacgggcctgCCCATCTACACGACCATgaaggcggccgtcatgggcatGACGAGGACGCACGCGCGCGAGTTTGGCGAGTGGGGGATCCGCGTCAACAGCATCAtgcccggcgccatcgcgacGCAGCGCCAGATCGACACCGTCTTGACGCCCGAGTacgaggcggagacgatggcggggcAGTGTCTCAAGAGGCGGCTTCTGCCGGTGGAGGTGGCGAGGCTGAtgctcttcttggcctcggacGATTCGAGCGCCATCACGGGCGGCAGCCACGTCGTTGACGGAGGGTGGTGTGGCGACACGTAA
- a CDS encoding uncharacterized protein (EggNog:ENOG503NYGP~COG:Q) yields the protein MSVRAGLARVQHRSLQPEAGVRLMGCRGKHVLCIPARSSNTVRPSLVEVSAHLRVAASQRRLLNGLPKHAEVGNKRFADFNLAGRTFVVTGGARGLGLALAESLVEAGGKVYCLDRLERPDADWHQAQSRVVPEWGGSLEYRQIDVRCTESLNKVISSIADENKGLHGLVAAAGIQLVTPAVEYTIEDARKMMDVNFTGVFMTATATARAMFKHKSRGSMCLIASMSGLVANKGLLCPVYNSSKAAVLQLARNLAMEWSPNIRVNCLSPGHTLTPMVLKNFEEDPGLRDKWCSENMMGRLAETSEYKGAALFLLSNASSFMTGGNLVIDGGHTAW from the exons ATGTCCGTTCGAGCTGGACTGGCACGCGTCCAGCACCGAAGCTTGCAGCCAGAAGCTGGCGTGAGACTGATGGGCTGTCGTGGGAAACATGTACTCTGCATCCCCGCTCGCTCCTCGAACACCGTCCGACCATCGCTTGTCGAAGTCAGTGCCCatctccgcgtcgccgctAGTCAGAGACGTCTCCTTAATGGGCTTCCCAAGCACGCTGAAGTCGGCAATAAGCGGTTCGCTGACTTTAATTTGGCTGGGAGAACGTTTGTCGTGACTGGCGGCGCGAGAGGCCTTGGGCTCGCCCTGGCAGAGTCGCTCGTGGAGGCAGGGGGCAAAG TGTACTGCCTCGACAGACTAGAGCGACCAGACGCAGACTGGCACCAGGCGCAGAGTCGAGTCGTCCCCGAATGGGGCGGCTCCTTGGAGTATCGCCAGATTGACGTCCGTTGCACAGAGAGTCTAAACAAGGTCATCAGTTCTATAGCAGACGAGAACAAGGGtctccatggcctcgtcgccgccgcggggatCCAGCTGGTGACTCCAGCGGTGGAGTACACCATAGAGGATGCCCGCAAGATGATGGATGTCAACTTCACGGGCGTGttcatgacggcgacggcgaccgccCGTGCCATGTTCAAACACAAGAGTCGCGGCAGCATGTGTCTCATAGCGAGCATGTCAGGGCTCGTCGCCAACAAGGGCCTCTTGTGCCCCGTCTACAACTCGTCCAAGGCGGCGgtcctccagctcgcccgcaaCCTGGCCATGGAATGGAGCCCCAACATCCGCGTCAACTGCCTCAGCCCGGGCCACACGCTGACGCCCATGGTTCTCAAGAACTTTGAGGAGGACCCGGGCCTGCGAGACAAGTGGTGCAGCGAGAACATGAtgggccgcctcgccgagacgagcgagTACAAGGGCGCTGCGCTGTTCCTGCTGAGTAACGCGAGTAGCTTCATGACGGGAGGGAATTTGGTGATAGATGGAGGCCACACCGCATGGTGA
- a CDS encoding uncharacterized protein (EggNog:ENOG503P59B~COG:Q), translating to MSGPKNKDTKKTGATGNNGRNNNILYHGTAEQKIDAWLHVIAQDSNGKNWMTDWVPLLRVCSIRPNDPRPGVTFAFTVQREHCNNMGTMHGGCTASIFDVCTTLPVAFFLAPGSWEMLGVTRTLNVSYMLPVFVGDEVLIECEVLQIGKKLAALRGVMRRKGDRAIVATCEHGKYDAGLKPKA from the exons ATGAGCGGACCCAAAAACAAGGATACTAAAAAGACGGGAGCCACAGGGAATAATGGccgcaacaacaacatcctCTATCATGGCACAGCAGAGCAAAAGATCGACGCCTGGCTGCACGTCATTGCTCAAGACTCGAACGGCAAG AACTGGATGACCGACTGGGTCCCGCTCCTCCGCGTCTGTTCCATCCGTCCCAACGACCCGCGACCCGGCGTCACCTTTGCCTTTACCGTGCAGCGCGAGCACTGCAACAACATGGGCACCATGCACGGCGGCTGCACCGCCAGCATCTTCGACGTGTGCACCACCCTGCCGgtcgccttcttcctggCGCCGGGCTCGTGGGAGATGCTGGGCGTCACGCGCACGCTCAACGTCAGCTACATGCTTCCTGTGTTTGTCGGGGACGAGGTGCTCATTGAGTGCGAGGTTCTTCAGATTGGTAAGAAGCTCGCTGCCCTGAGGGGTGTCATGAGGCGGAAGGGCGATCGTGCGATTGTAGCGACGTGTGAGCATGGCAAGTACGATGCTGGGCTGAAGCCTAAAGCCTAG
- a CDS encoding uncharacterized protein (EggNog:ENOG503P1AG~COG:S), protein MSNPEKSQEGYQQLGHYQQQQGDFPPPPPGPPPAPSQSQHPEQHQYAQPPQYDQQQQQQQQQQQQQQQQQQQQHQEQQHQQPHFPPPPGQPDQQQQFPPPPPQQPHDHHQHQQYAIPAYNPAAPVFAPPPPTEASGALPSGGAPPVPSTSHHQPAAPTTSEHEQQQQQQQHGHSKKSGWGERFSQLGAKAAAPINSLAHKLGSQSFLPEPLDKECDKAAAILRAFCKKGVYADPGAGQPPTSTNANATESTGGVIDPTKEKPKNRVLVTIPPKVISRAVGLAIFTTLRAGFQFSGATGSGILVARLPDGSWGPPSGIQVHSVGGGFQIGLDIYDCVCVINSKEALAAFTNTRVSLGSDLTVVAGPYGAGGAVDFGAAMDDKKNNTDKNTASIPTDTPTTQGQQQQQQTQTTTLQPGDDPKKSHRRSLSASAFKPVFSYVKSRGFYAGIQVDGTVVVERKDANAAFYSAHATVDQILKGQVPQVNPQGSAASLTTWPAGAKTLLETLRGAEAGALAGSTTPPTVSGESAAHHTGVPAVGASAGLGGAAPPAYQDDGKQHPGVGDVKYA, encoded by the exons ATGTCGAACCCGGAAAAGTCCCAAGAGGGCTACCAGCAGCTGGGCCATtatcagcagcagcagggcgactTTCCGCCACCCCCGCCCGGccctccgcccgcgccgtcacAGTCACAGCATCCCGAGCAGCATCAGTACGCGCAACCTCCGCAGtacgaccagcagcagcagcagcagcagcagcagcagcagcaacaacaacaacaacaacaacaacaacatcaggagcagcagcatcagcagcccCATttccctccgccgcccgggcagccagaccagcagcagcagttcccacctcctccgccgcagcagccgcacgatcatcaccagcaccagcagtaCGCGATCCCGGCATACAACCCCGCAGCGCCCGTCtttgcccctcctcctcccacaGAGGCGTCTGGCGCGCTGCcatccggcggcgcccctcctGTGCCATCGACATCGCATCACCaacccgccgcgcccaccacGTCCGAacatgagcagcagcaacagcagcagcagcatggacACAGCAAAAAGTCGGGCTGGGGGGAGAGATTCTCCCAGCTCGGcgcaaaggccgccgcgcccatcAACAGCCTGGCACACAAGCTAGGCAGCCAGAGCTTCCTGCCGGAGCCCCTGGACAAGGAGTGCGACAAGGCAGCGGCCATTCTCCGAGCCTTCTGCA AAAAGGGCGTCTACGCAgaccccggcgccggccagcctCCCACCTCGaccaacgccaacgccaccgagtcgacgggcggcgtcatcgaccCGACAAAGGAGAAGCCTAAGAaccgcgtcctcgtcaccaTCCCGCCCAAGGTCATCTCGCGCGCCGTgggcctcgccatcttcaCCACCCTACGCGCCGGGTTCCAGTTCTccggcgccaccggctccggcatcctcgtcgcgcggctGCCCGACGGCTCCTGGGGGCCCCCCTCGGGCATCCAGGTGCACTCCGTCGGGGGCGGGTTCCAGATCGGGCTCGACATTTACGACTGCGTGTGCGTCATCAACAGCAAGGAGGCGCTCGCTGCGTTTACCAATACGCGCGTGAGCCTGGGCAGCGATCTGACTGTCGTGGCTGGGCCGTATGGAGCAGGTGGTGCTGTGGACTTTggcgcggccatggacgaTAAGAAGAATAACACCGACAAGAATACCGCTTCTATTCCCACAGACACTCCGACGACGCAAggccaacagcagcagcagcagacccAAACGACGACGCTTCAGCCGGGCGACGATCCCAAAAagagccaccgccgcagcctcagcgccagcgccttcAAGCCCGTCTTCTCGTACGTCAAGTCACGCGGCTTCTACGCTGGAATCCAggtcgacggcaccgtcgtcgtcgagcgcaaggatgccaacgccgccttTTACAGCGCCCACGCCACCGTCGACCAGATCCTCAAGGGTCAGGTCCCTCAGGTGAACCCGCAGGGGTCCGCTGCCAGCTTGACGacgtggccggccggcgcgaaGACGCTCTTGGAGACGCTCaggggcgccgaggcgggtgcCCTGGCTGGtagcacgacgccgcccacggtgAGTGGCGAGAGCGCAGCGCATCATACTGGCGTGCCTGCCGTGGGAGCCtctgctgggctgggaggagcggcgccgccggcgtaCCAAGACGATGGGAAGCAGCACCCGGGTGTCGGCGATGTCAAGTACGCGTGA
- a CDS encoding uncharacterized protein (COG:M~EggNog:ENOG503P86X), with protein sequence MCVDETRIETDSMKTIGIIGGSTDIATVEYYKLINQHVRQELGGLHTGEIIINSMDLAWSAHYVNNQLWDEGAAYLRGKAASLERAGADFIICVSNTWHRVADEFMAGVSIPLLHIAEPTGKAIQDRGLKNVALLGTKATMSSPYLPELFAAQYGLVVTVPTEKQQDLIDGVIFGEISYGRFTEASREAYLDIIDDLVARGAQGVVLGCTEIPLLVSQDDRPDVPMFDTLRLHARAAAMKAIYD encoded by the coding sequence ATGTgcgtcgacgagacgcgaATCGAAACAGACAGCATGAAGACCATTGGCATCATTGGCGGGAGCACCGACATCGCCACCGTGGAGTACTACAAGCTCATCAACCAACACGTCCGAcaggagctcggcggcctgcacACGGGCGAAATCATCATCAACTCCATGGACCTCGCATGGAGCGCGCACTACGTCAACAACCAGCTCTGGGACGAAGGGGCAGCGTACCtgcgcggcaaggcggcgagcctggagcgcgccggcgccgacttcATCATCTGCGTGTCCAACACCTGGCACCGGGTGGCGGACGAGTTCATGGCAGGCGTCAGCATACCCCTGCTACACATTGCCGAGCCCACAGGCAAGGCCATCCAGGACAGAGGGCTGAAGAATgtcgcgctgctgggcaCAAAGGCAACCATGTCGTCGCCATATCTGCCGGAGCTGTTTGCGGCGCAGTACGGGCTGGTCGTCACGGTCCCGAcggagaagcagcaggaTCTGATTGACGGCGTCATCTTTGGCGAGATTTCGTACGGGCGGTTCACGGAAGCGTCTCGCGAGGCGTATCtcgacatcatcgacgacctggtGGCGCGCGGGGCGCAGGGCGTCGTGCTGGGATGTACCGAGATTCCCCTGTTGGTGTCGCAGGATGACCGGCCAGACGTGCCCATGTTTGATACGCTGCGGCTTCACGCCAGGGCTGCGGCGATGAAGGCCATCTATGATTAG
- a CDS encoding uncharacterized protein (EggNog:ENOG503P1UV~COG:E), whose protein sequence is MTRSPPPPDPSLPRILCLHGGGTNGLVFRMQCRGLVAALKPHFRFVFAEGPFASDPHPAIVAVYGDCGPFRSWQRCRDDDPAVTADESADKIAAACRAAMEADDDDEHEGGTGPWVAVLGFSQGAKMAASLLWSQERLRREDEEDNAATTTGTSIRTKTTKAATATRPSLLADFKFGVLIAGSPPTVSLDTRVRAPIPRFSIDAQRSLLNLAEWPASSRGEHALRTTPTVHVHGVLDPGLARHRRLLAAYCAEGTTRLVEWQGDHRLPIKAPDVQAVADAVMEVARETGAILY, encoded by the coding sequence ATGACacgcagcccgccgccccccgaCCCGTCCCTCCCGCGCATCCTCTGcctccacggcggcggcaccaacggcCTCGTCTTCCGCATGCAGtgccgcggcctcgtcgccgccctcaagccGCACTTCCgcttcgtcttcgccgagGGGCCCTTCGCCTCGGACCCGCACccggccatcgtcgccgtctacGGCGACTGCGGGCCCTTCCGGAGCTGGCAGCGCTgccgggacgacgaccccgcGGTCACGGCCGACGAGTCCGCGGACAAGATTGCGGCCGCGTGTCGGGCGGCCAtggaagccgacgacgacgatgaacaCGAGGGCGGCACCGGCCCGTGGGTCGCGGTGCTGGGATTCTCGCAGGGGGccaagatggcggcgagcctgCTCTGGTCGCAGGAAAGGCTGCGgcgcgaagacgaggaggacaacgctgcgacgacgacaggcaCGAGCATAAGaacgaagacgacgaaggcgGCTACAGCGACACGTCCttcgctgctggccgacttCAAGTTCGGCGTCCTCATCGCAGGCAGCCCACCAACCGTATCGCTCGACACGCGCGTCCGGGCTCCCATCCCGCGCTTCTCTATCGACGCGCAACGCTCGCTGCTCAACCTCGCCGAGTGgcccgcgtcgagcagggGCGAGCACGCGCTGcgcacgacgccgacggtgcACGTCCACGGCGTGCTGGACCCGGGCCTGgcgcggcaccggcggctgctggcggcgtaCTGCGCCGAGGGCACGACGCGGCTCGTTGAGTGGCAGGGCGACCACCGGCTGCCCATCAAGGCGCCCGACGtgcaggccgtggcggaTGCGGTGATGGAGGTTGCGCGGGAGACGGGTGCTATTCTATACTGA